Part of the Capsicum annuum cultivar UCD-10X-F1 chromosome 12, UCD10Xv1.1, whole genome shotgun sequence genome is shown below.
tcaaatgcatctatctttatttctaagcaaatacaacttagtaaatctagagaaatcatgaataaaggtcacataatatcttttaccacctctagtcatagtttgttttaaatcacccaaatcagtgCGGATCAAAGATAACAATTTAGTTTCTCTATTAACTGACAAACATGACTTTTTAGTAACTTTAGCTTCAGCACATATTTTacatttatcaaaattaattaCTTGAGTCTAAATCAGATATTAAACCAAGTGATTGCATAttcttaatatatttaatattaacatgtcctaatctagcatgctataaagaaatagactcaatCATATAAACTGAAGCTGATGCATTATCATTGATAATATAAAGTGCATAAAGTCCATGATTACAACGTCCatcaccaataagaatatcatttTTAGTTAATACAAcctcattattttcaaatataatctttattattttcaaatataatcttTATTCCAACTTTTTCTAATAATGCCAcagaaatcaaattaattctgatATTAGGAACATGCAGCACATTACTCAATGCCAAGGTTTTACCAGATGTGAGTTTGAGAAGAACTTTGCCTTTTCCAAGAACTTGAATAGTTCTCGAGGTCCCAAGATaaataatttcttcttctttctcaacttggatgtatgatttgaaatcatttttatttatacaaatgtgCCTAGTAGCACCAGAGTCTATCACCCAATTTCTCACATTGGTCTCAATATTCATTTCTGAAATGATCGCAATTATTACATCATCCTTTtcagtcaaatttatttttgacttagcGGGATTGTCATTTCTTTCACATGCATTGAGATGcattttgtataaatattttattattagtcaTGTGACCAAGTTCGTTTTCATACTTGTATTCTGCAGTACCATAATCTTCTGAACTGTCTGGAATAGAAACAGCCAGAGCAATACCAGCATTAGAATTATCAACGATTTTAGGGCCAATATTATGTGccatagtttcttagattgttgggaACAATGgtaaaacaataataacaatattatttaactgttaacaaaatattaatatagcaataataatattagcagtgtataataatattactacttcaataataatattataatcaatataattactataacagtaatataattactttttaacaagttaataatattgaatattaaGTAAATATTACTACGATATCATTTTAagtgatatattaattatacttgagtcgtgctacgcactgtcctaagaaactatttcagcagAGTGAAATGTTTCTGcaggattaaacaagcactttctgattaattagaggatattttgaattaaataagttttttctaattaattagaggatacaggaataaaagaaaatattaatacaaataccaacaagttAAACATAAAGATATAAATAAGTGTAGCCAAAACAAAAATAGAAGGCAACAGTGGAAGAAATGATAAAAGTAAAAtggaatatttttttgttatgttttgcaGTAAAGTTGAGGAGTATTTATAGCattttaagagaaaaatatattgacCACTTGTCTAAAATATTGTCATGCAAGGTGACATTTGGTCAATCTTTCATGCAAATAAGTCACTACTTCAAGTAATTTCATTAGCTTCCAAAACACACTTTAATggcttttcaaattattttaaatataaattatttttgaaataaatatttttttctacaccGTTAAGTTGTGGGAGATGAAGACTATGGGGTGTCAGGGAGTTTAGGATGGAATTGTTTGCCCTACGACGTGAGGGTCTCTATGTAGCCAAACCGAAATATAGGTTTCCAGATGTTGATTGTGCTACTGTACGTACCTCATGAGATATTGCCATATCGACCTGGGAGAGTTGGATCGTGGATATTCTAGACATCCAAAGGAAAATTTGGCTTATGGCCTCAATGTAAATCCTTAGAGAAAGGAATAGTTTATAGAGaaagtttgatttcttcaaaattACTTAGTTAATATTTGCTTGCTTGGgagctgagggtctatcaaaaaccccctctcattttacctattattgtTGATTGCCATTTTTAGAATATTGTTTTTAACTTCACATTTACTACTGCTTGTCGAATTGTAATATAACATACTTGAGCCAAAAGATGGGATGAAGAAAATGGAGATGTTGATCAATGAGCTACAATATTCCTTTTGGGACAATAAAATCTTGATTAGTTTGATTATACAATTCTTCTATTACACTTTTTCGATTTGAACTGAACCTGTATTCTATCCTGCCGTTCCAATTGGTGGTGGTTAGATGATTAGAAGAATGCATATATATTCTGTTGATTTTTGTACATATGCATCTACTATATACTCtccgttcatttttacttgtggTAGGTTCATATAGTGTCTTTCTTTTGATCTCTATCTAGCAtttattgtttattgtgtttTGGTTACTGCCTTATTCAGCAGTTGTTACCCTTCCCTTATTAGTTGGCTTTGTTTTCTTCAATGtcgttttttctttttccataccTACTTTTGTAACGCAGTACTCGAGCTGAGGGTCCTTCGGAGGCAGCCTCTCTACCTCTACAAGACaagggtaaggtctgtgtacaatCTTCCCTCCCTAGAAACTACTTTTGGAATTTCACTGGATATGTTGTCGTTGTTAGAAGACAGAGTTATGTTTGAAACTCCCTGATGTGTTAAAATTATTTGAGTTTGTGGAATTGATCTGCTGTCTATTTTGCTTAGTCCAAGTGTTTAGAATACGAGTTCATGGTATTTGCcgctggtgggaggtgacaggtatcctGTGAATTTAGTCAAAGTGCGTGAAAGCTGGTCCGAGCACCACAATTATAAAAAACCCAGCTAGTACAGATAATGACAGACCAACTCAGCATCAGATAATAAGCTCAAGAATCTCAATAACTCGAGAATAATGAAGTGAAATGCAATGCAAGCCAAATGTAATTAGTATACACATACATAGAACAAATGAATGCATTTTAGTTGCCCATTTATTACAAGTATACAAGATGTTCCAGAGTGATCGATGTGTGAGCACACATACAATTAACATGAGGATCAATCATTTTCcttcaaatcaatcaacacatgcTTCAACATTCTTAAATTTTATCAAGCAATCACATTATTGACCAATTACCCTCTTCCATTTTCAATTAGTTTAATTATCAATAAGAACATCTCAAATAATGTCTAGAAAGTCTCAGTGTACCTTAGATTAGATGTTCAAACACTCACTGAAAGGCCTAAGctatctacaaagcctctaaaaaaatttcaatgtaTCTAAATATGTAATCTAGATAAGCATACGAGTCCGTAGATATccatattatataaaaattattcgGTCAAGAAGCCAAccaaagaatatcaagaagtaatatttcttcttgaaaatataAGTTGAAGGCCTTGGCTGTGTGTCATGGATGGATCAAAAGGCTTGTGGGTTGTAGTCTTGAAGCtacttgtttggatggttgttgcCTATTATATTGTATGTTAGTTTAAATGTAACTTAAATTTTGTTGTACCATGTTGTTAAATTCATTGTTTGGATTGTTACTTAAATTTTGTTGTACCATGTTAAATTCATTGTTTTGAAATGGCAAGATCCCCTTCTATGTAATGGCAAATTGGTGATCACGTCGCTAccttattttatctcatattttataattACTTATTGCCTAATAATTACTActatattctatcatttactcCACCTTTCTATAATAGTTTTATCAcgtattctacttttttttttataggttcATCCTTTAAATTACTGATGTATGACATTATGTAACGATGGAAACGTCCAAACATTAtaacattatgaaacaatatgaGTAAACTAAGAGTTCAATAAGCAGCATAACTCAAAAGTGCAGTTTAATATGGTTACATCCATGTTATACAATTACTCAATAGGATAACTGAAACTGAAAGAAAAATTGTGCAAAATTTGGAAGGAATTGAAAATTGCTCTGGAAAACAATGATGCTCTTTAGCAAGCACTAGTTTAATACTATACACTTTTAAAAcctgctcggactcttcaaaaatgtcaatgagtgcgtgtcggattctccaaaaagagggtatttttggagaatccgaagCAAGTGTgacatcaaaagtgaagagtccaagcaacttagcTTAAAACACACAAAATTTCCAGTAGGAAATGAAGAAAACAATAGAACAAAAGATCACTCTTCACAAATCTATAATTTTAGTGCTTCTCTGAATCCAATGCTGAAACTATGCTCTAGACCTTTCTTGCCACCACCAACCACTGGATTTCCCTTTTGCATCATAGCAACAAACTCATTGTAATCAATGCGCCCGTCCTGAAAAAAGTTAGAAATATGTTCCATGTCAGAGACCACGTCAACACAAGCAACACATGTTGGATACCTTCCATGATCGAGTTAATACATATTTACTTCTTTGACAAACGTGAACAAGTACAAGGATCGAGACATCATTCTGAGTGGGTCAAATGAAGTGAGAGCTAAGAAACTAATATGAACTGTGGAATATTTAGAGGAGAAAAACGACGCAACTCTAGACCTTTTGGAACTGATAAACTACTTGAAATTGTGCAGAAAGGCAAGCCACTTAATCCCCCAAACGATTCCTTGTTGGTGAATCAAACTGCAGCAAGAGCCCGGAAATCTTACTAACAGAAACTGGTCTTAGAGCCTGTTTGGCCAACATATCTAATTTTTTGTTTCGTTGTCTCTCTCATCAGGTCTCCTTGATGCCCGTTAAGAACTAGGAATTAATGTCAAGTAGTGAAAAATAGAACTTACATTGTCCTGGTCAGCTTCTCTGATCATTTCTTCCATGCGAACATCTCCAATGCCAAATTCTTCACAAGCATGTTGAAGTTCGTCTGCAGTGATGTACCCGCTTCCATCTTTATCGAAGTAAGAGAAAGCAGCAAAAAGATGATCTTGTCTTTCAATTTTGTTAAGATGTAATGTTGCAGCTATAAATTCACCATAATCAATTGTTCCACTGTTATCAACATCAGCCTGCAATGTCGGGGAATGTAAGGAGTTACACAAGTATGTCATCATCTTTGTGTTGGTTGAATGGAAGATCTAAGAATGCCAAGAAGCTAAACCAATATAAACCTCTGATCATGAGCTGATGAAAGACTTAAAGAATCATTACAGCAACAAGAAAAAGGGAATATTACTCTCTATGTCTACTGGGATAAAATATTACGCCACGTCCCCTGATAGAATATATTATACAACAAAGTCATTTGATACTGGATAAGTCTTGTAATTCCATAAATAATGCTATTTATAAAATTCTTTACTAGATATAGACTTAATACCTTTCAAGTTCCACTTAAAACAACTAATGCTTAATAGGAAAAGAGAAGAAGTCTATAGAATTATGCAATATATCAGTTGGATTAATACAGTATTAGCATCAATCAAAAAGATTATTTTACGGTAAGTTGCACATTTTCAGATAAACAGTTTCAGTACTTTCAATGAAGAAAACTCATGTAAAGTAGTGAAAAAACCGTCCCCATTCTGCCCTCTCCTTGGATCACAAATTTGGAAAAACTGGATCAAGGACTAATATGCTACTTACTGCCTGCATAAGATCATAGATCTCAGACTCCTTCAGATTAGAGCCAAATCTTTTTAATCCATCTTTGAGCTCTTCAAAAGTTATTTGACCGCTATTGTCCGTGTCTATCATCCTGAACATTTCCTTAAGACCAGCAATTTCTTCTTCGGATAGGCTTTCAGCAATGACCTGTATCACGCAGAACGTAATATTTAGCAGACTAGTTTCAACTGAAATATTTTATCTTCAATATGTTCATAAATTAGAGTTTGACATCACAGGTATTTGCATGTTGATAGACTCACTCTCAAAGCCATTTTCTTGAGCTTGTTCATTGCAGAAAATTGCTTCATTCTACTCAGAACTGCCGAATCCAGAGGCTTATCAGGAGCCACACCATCAATTTGAACCCAAGGATGGCCTACAAAAATTTCAATATCGCCCTCAATGACTGTCAAATTTTCTCATCTCAAAAGAAAAGTACGGAATGGAAGGATTGAGATCATTAACAGGTTTCTAAATAATTggaagccaaaaaaaaaaaaaaaactaaaaggcaaGAGTCCATTTTTCCAGTTACATGATCTAAGAGAGATAATTACACAAGATGCTGAGCGCAAGAGATCATAGCAAACTACATTGTAACAAACCTCTCACAGAATATGTATGGATTCTACTTAATAAAGTCAATTTTAAGAAGTTGATCatcttttcataagagaaaaAGTAGAATTGCTGGTCACTAACTGACCAGTGCACACAACATCAGAACaagaagaaccaaaaaaaaaaaaaaaaagaaaaccacTGTACTTGCATACTGTAGTGATCTGACGATCTTGCAGCGGATTTGTTACAAGCAGATAATctgcttaattattttttatttggtttagtagtacttcctccgtttcttcttagttgaccctctttccaaaaatatttatttcaatttagttgtcccttaaatgaaatcaagagaattttattatgttcttccaacactatccttaatattaaatgaccaaataaagtgtatttactcaaatttatattttcaaagcataattaataagactaatttggtaaaataaactcctaataatattttcttaatgggtgtgccaagtccataggggccaactaatatgaaacggagggagtaatatatttcacacattatcaaaaattgtgGAGACCAATTTATGGCAATGATCTGTAGCATAATTCTACTTGACAGAGAATAATGACTTCAGAACAAACTacaacaccaacaacatacccggtgtattcccacaaagtggggtacTACAAAACAAACTATCTTAGTGAAAATACTATGTTTGGAGAAGCATGGCTGGGAGGGGGGAGACAGAGAGAGACTGACGCTTTAAGCCAGCGCTCTTATTACAAATTTGGAAACTGATAATCATTTCCAAGTACCAAATATTATTGAATTCACCCCCAGTAGCTCAGGTGttatttacaaatttaaattCAGAAAACAGAAAAGATAAGCTGTTAAACTACTTACATAAAACTTCATGTGCAGTTAAACGTTTTCTTGGATCTCGAATGAGCATTCTCCTCATCAAATCTTTTGCACCTTCTGAAATACTTGGCCATGGGTCTGATGTGAAGTCGAGATCACCATGCAGGACTTGTTCAAATATCCCTTGCTCATTTTCTGTATTAGCGAAAAATTAGTTCAGGAAACGATAAAAAAAGATGATAAGTAGTTGGAAAGGCAGTATTTGATTCAAGAAAACCTTTTCATGTTTCCGTCCATGAACATACTTATGACTCAATTTTCACTTAAGTTCGATAGTTGACAGACTTTCTTTGAACATAGAGCTATTTGGCCAACGTACATGCTTCCCTCCACACACACACAACAGAAACTAAATCAGTCTCGAGAACATGCACCATTGGTGAAACGAATTTGCCTGAACCATCCATAGTCATGCATCAAGTTTGATCAACTATCTATACAACCTGGTATTCTCCTTACAACACAAATCAAGTAAAGATAAACGGTCCCTTTCATCTTTTCTTGTTTTATCCAACAATTACATCATGCATCTTTCTATTACCATCCATTTCTCTACCAATGGTTAATCAAAAGGCCATTTCAACCTCCATTGGCCATCACACCATCAATCTTAGCCTGGTAAAATTTTCCAATGTCCCTATTATACATGCACTAATATTTCAACAAACTGAAACTCTCTGAATCATTTCTTCGTTCATTCTTGCACAATGTAAATCTTCAGATTAACGAGCTTTAAGTACCAAAACACAATCAGaaactatgttgctcggactcggtGCCGATATAAAGGTTGGACTCATCATCACACAATCTTAGCATTCCGGCAGTATGGATCCGGTCATGGATACAGGTAGTGGGATGCATCCACAAAAATGTATAGTATGGGATGTATAAGTATGTATTTCAAGTAACTGAAGTTATTGaacaaaaattcataaaacttaaattctttataAACACCTAATATTTATTCATAAGATATCTCGTGTAATAGCAAAGGGTTTTATATATGAAGTATCAAACCAAATACAGGTCAAAGCACCCAAATATCAAACCAAATACCCAATTAAGCGATAGCTCTTGTTGAAAGATGTAGTCAAAGCACCCAAGGTAAGTTGGCCAAATTAggtgtggatcccacacccacacccaaATCATGTTGGATCAATACGGGTACGGCAGGGATTTGAAGTGTCCGAGCAACAAAGATCAGAACCGAATTGCAAAACAATGCAGAAGGAGATCTTAAGCGAAGTAATAAGTAATAACATTGCCAATTCCAAAACAGTTCAGAAGGTGATCTTAAGCAGAGTAATAAGTAATAACATTGCCTATTTAAAAATCCAATGAATTAATTACTGAAGAAAGAATATTCTAATTGGATTTaaattgattttgtcatccttGAGAAAAATAAAACCACTGCCCTCCTTGCACGGGAGAATCGGTCTACAGAGGGAAAATTATCAATCATTTCCAAAGTTTCCCTTGAGGGGCGGAGCAGGAATTTAACAGATATCATGACGGCAAGAATTAATAGAAAATCCTTAACAACATTTATAGATGTGCTGCAATGTCTAGATAGCAAAATAACTCAGTGGGAGGATCTCAGCAAACATGAACAATAAGGCATCAATTCTTCTGATAACAAATGCACATTTTAAGTTTCTTAAAAATGGAATTAAAGTGGAAATGTAGAGAAGTTTTGGAGAACCAAATATAGAAGAGGCACATAATGAGCGAAAAGTACCCAATAAATGCCAATTCTGATGACTAGGGAATGCTTACCAGACCAGAAAGGAGGTACTCCACTTAATAAGATGTAGATAATTACACCAGCACTCCAGACATCAGCTTCAGGACCGTAACGTTTCCGGAGAACTTCTGGTGCAACATAATACGGACTGCCGACAACATCAGTAAATTTGTCGCCtgaaaagagaaaacaatacGCAGTTtggaaaaaagaataaatatagtCGACATAGAACAAAGGATAAAGAATACTCCACCAATTTCAATTCGTTTGCCTTATTTTCCGttttagtccatttcaaaaaaatatctcttTTCTTTACTGGCAGCTCTTTAATTCTATCATGTTTGAGACCACAAGCTTAAAAGGACTACTACTATGCCTCAGTCCCAAGCAAGTTAGGGTTGGCTGCATGGATCCTCACTCACTATGTTACCCCATTTAAACTTATCTTAGGCTACTCCACTGAAAGAAACACAATTCATATTTCCTCTTTTAGCAGCAAAATCATATCGAACACATTCATTTTCATGCTTACTCTTTCTAATAGATTCCAAGCTAATTGAGTATCCACTAACTGGCAAGTGTCTCAAAGCAAatttaaaagaagggaaatacaTATGAAAGAACTACCTGGTTTGAAGAATATTGATAACCCAAAGTCAATTGTTTTGAGAAGTGATTCCTCCTTCTgatcaacaaaaagaaaattctCAGGCTTAAGATCTCTATGCATAACACCAAGAGAATGACAAGCTTCTACAACTCCAACAATAGTCCTGGTAAGCTCAGCTGCTTTTCTTTCTGTATAGTGCCCTCGTTGAATAATTCTGTCGAAAAGTTCACCCCCAGCACAATACTCCATAACCAGATGAACAGCTACAGCATCCTCATAAGCCCCTTTTATCGATATAACATGAGGATGCCCTGCTAAGTGATGCATTATCTGGACTTCCCTTCTAACATCTTCCACATCATCGTCCGTTAACAACTTCCTCTTAGCAATCGATTTGCAAGCATACCGCTTCCCTGTTGCTTTTTCAGTACAAAGAAATGTAGTTCCAAACTGCCCTTGTCCTAATTTCTTTCCTATACTAAAAAACTCCTTTAAATTCCCGGTTTTTTTCTGTAACACAGAATCAGTCCTAAGGCCAGCACTTGCCACCCTCTTCATTTCAGCTGGTTTTTCGGGTTTTTTCGGTTTTTCTTCCTCTTTAGGTTCTGACTTAGGCATTGTTATATGTTCTGGTGGCTTATCTTGAACTGGCAAAGGGTTTGAATCAGTTTCTTTCACAGAAGTTGGTGTTTCTATTCTAACACTTTCACC
Proteins encoded:
- the LOC107850672 gene encoding calcium-dependent protein kinase 1, translated to MGNTCVGPSISKNGLFQSVSAAMWGSRSPDDTASTITNGESVRIETPTSVKETDSNPLPVQDKPPEHITMPKSEPKEEEKPKKPEKPAEMKRVASAGLRTDSVLQKKTGNLKEFFSIGKKLGQGQFGTTFLCTEKATGKRYACKSIAKRKLLTDDDVEDVRREVQIMHHLAGHPHVISIKGAYEDAVAVHLVMEYCAGGELFDRIIQRGHYTERKAAELTRTIVGVVEACHSLGVMHRDLKPENFLFVDQKEESLLKTIDFGLSIFFKPGDKFTDVVGSPYYVAPEVLRKRYGPEADVWSAGVIIYILLSGVPPFWSENEQGIFEQVLHGDLDFTSDPWPSISEGAKDLMRRMLIRDPRKRLTAHEVLCHPWVQIDGVAPDKPLDSAVLSRMKQFSAMNKLKKMALRVIAESLSEEEIAGLKEMFRMIDTDNSGQITFEELKDGLKRFGSNLKESEIYDLMQAADVDNSGTIDYGEFIAATLHLNKIERQDHLFAAFSYFDKDGSGYITADELQHACEEFGIGDVRMEEMIREADQDNDGRIDYNEFVAMMQKGNPVVGGGKKGLEHSFSIGFREALKL